The following proteins are encoded in a genomic region of Struthio camelus isolate bStrCam1 chromosome 3, bStrCam1.hap1, whole genome shotgun sequence:
- the MERTK gene encoding tyrosine-protein kinase Mer isoform X1 encodes MGAGRWVLLAALLAALGPPRCAADDADRNQGLRPYLSLLAGALSAESHRAKRGIAPVSHWPHQSTKQTGEEPSTSSLGQIKFNPTVGHIVINEHKDITFNCSIKVPHSLVRPDTPGISLWKDGRELHMLDRIATSHFEISDEEEVAMTSTFSIQAAQRSDNGSYICKLNISDVEIASDPIFVQLEGLPHFIQQPEKLNVTKNSPFNLTCQAVGPPEPVEIYWFRNNIQVNAKPHISPSVLTVPGLNETALFSCEAHNSKGLTASNPGQVNVKGIPSAPTSVRILSRTAHSIAISWVPGFDAFSALNSCSVQVREAVPRSNVSLLLFSTSVPPHVYHIQHLWPMADYNISVSCKNEVGWSAFSPWITASTTEGAPTTPPLNVTVSFNESNSYLEIRWVKPPLGKIHGELQGYRIWYGCQDSKGLQNVSSEAQQNASVAILPMETTNVTCSVRVAAVTKGGVGPFSSPVEIFIPGSGGLVTSAPSSTAASRNADSFIIALGFICGTVSVGLILCLSVVIQKRCLETKYGNAFSRNDSELAVSYTAKKSYCRRAVELTLGSLGVSNELQQKLQDVVIDRNALSLGKILGEGEFGSVMEGHLSQPEGTMQKVAVKTMKLDNFSQREIEEFLSEAACMKDFDHPNVIRLLGVCIELSSQQVPKPMVILPFMKYGDLHSFLLRSRLEMAPQFVPLQTLLKFMVDIALGMEYLSSRHFLHRDLAARNCMLRDDMTVCVADFGLSKKIYSGDYYRQGRIAKMPVKWIAIESLADRVYTTKSDVWAFGVTMWEIATRGMTPYPGVQNHEIYEYLFHGHRLKKPEDCLDELYEIMSACWRVDPADRPTFSQLKVHLEKLLESIPATRGSRDVIYINTSLLEESPDSTQDSGFPQADSDLDPADIAEACSSQVETALVAVDVHNDERWGARYVLKGTSEEQLSSLVEEAYVPLLPDATAPAGPAWSEASTLPVGSSLVQALPHANGCVEDTEVLL; translated from the exons ATgatgctgacagaaatcaaggcCTGAGGCCCTATCTATCGCTATTAGCAGGAGCACTGTCAGCAGAGTCCCACCGTGCCAAGAGAGGCATTGCTCCCGTTAGCCATTGGCCTCACCAGAGCACAAAGCAGACCGGAGAAGAGCCTTCCACCAGCTCTCTAGGACAGATTAAATTTAACCCCACAGTAGGACACATTGTGATTAATGAGCACAAAGACATCACGTTCAATTGCTCCATTAAAGTCCCTCATTCGCTGGTCAGGCCAGACACCCCTGGCATTTCCTTGTGGAAGGATGGGAGGGAACTGCACATGCTGGACCGCATCGCTACCAGCCACTTCGAGATCTCCGATGAGGAGGAGGTAGCGATGACCTCCACCTTCAG CATCCAGGCTGCCCAGCGCTCAGATAACGGCTCCTACATCTGCAAACTCAATATCTCCGACGTGGAGATTGCATCAGATCCAATCTTCGTGCAGCTAGAAG GGCTCCCGCACTTCATTCAGCAGCCGGAGAAGCTGAATGTCACCAAGAACAGCCCTTTCAATCTCACGTGTCAAGCCGTGGGCCCGCCAGAGCCTGTGGAGATCTACTGGTTTCGGAACAACATCCAAGTCAATGCGAAGCCCCACATCTCCCCATCAGTCCTGACTGTACCAG GCCTTAACGAAACAGCGCTGTTCAGCTGTGAGGCTCACAACAGTAAAGGGCTGACTGCATCGAACCCAGGGCAGGTCAATGTGAAAG gaatACCATCTGCACCCACTAGTGTGCGTATCCTGAGCAGAACGGCCCACAGCATTGCAATATCCTGGGTCCCAGGCTTTGATGCATTCTCTGCTTTAAACAGCTGCAGCGTCCAG gtCAGGGAAGCTGTTCCACGAAGCAATGTCTCACTTCTGCTCTTTAGCACCTCGGTGCCTCCCCATGTGTATCACATCCAGCACCTGTGGCCCATGGCGGACTATAACATTAGTGTTTCCTGCAAAAACGAAGTTGGCTGGTCAGCATTTAGCCCCTGGATAACAGCCAGTACCACTGAAGGAG CTCCCACCACCCCGCCACTGAATGTCACAGTGTCGTTCAATGAATCCAACTCCTACCTGGAGATCCGGTGGGTGAAACCACCCCTGGGGAAGATACACGGGGAACTGCAGGGCTATCGCATCTGGTACGGGTGCCAGGACTCCAAGGGGTTG caGAATGTCTCCTCTGAAGCCCAGCAGAACGCCAGCGTGGCCATCCTGCCCATGGAGACCACAAATGTCACGTGCTCCGTGCGTGTGGCTGCCGTCACCAAGGGGGGAGTGGGGCCTTTCAGCAGCCCAGTGGAAATCTTCATCCCTGGCAGTGGTG GGTTAGTAACCTCAGCCCCCTCTTCGACTGCAGCCTCCAGGAATGCAGACTCCTTTATCATAGCCCTGGGCTTTATCTGTGGGACGGTTTCCGTTGGACTGATCCTCTGCTTGTCTGTGGTCATCCAGAAAAGATGCCTGGAAACAAAGTATGG GAATGCTTTCAGCAGAAATGATTCAGAGCTGGCAGTGAGCTACACAGCTAAGAAGTCGTACTGCCGTAGAGCTGTTGAGCTTACAc TGGGCAGCTTGGGCGTCAGCAACGAGCTCCAGCAGAAGCTGCAGGATGTTGTCATTGACAGAAATgccctcagcctggggaagatCCTGGGAGAAG GGGAGTTTGGGTCAGTGATGGAGGGGCATCTCAGCCAGCCGGAAGGCACCATGCAGAAGGTGGCTGTGAAGACCATGAAGC TGGATAACTTTTCCCAAAGGGAGATAGAAGAGTTCCTCAGCGAAGCAGCGTGTATGAAGGATTTTGACCACCCCAATGTCATCAGGCTCCTAG GTGTGTGCATTGAGCTGAGCTCTCAGCAGGTCCCTAAACCCATGGTGATTCTCCCATTCATGAAATATGGCGACCTGCACAGCTTCCTCCTTCGCTCACGGCTGGAGATGGCCCCCCAG TTTGTGCCCCTGCAGACGTTGCTGAAGTTCATGGTTGATATCGCCCTAGGGATGGAGTATTTGAGCAGTCGGCATTTTCTACACAGGGATTTGGCAGCGCGAAACTGCAT GTTACGGGACGACATGACGGTGTGTGTGGCAGACTTTGGTTTGTCTAAGAAGATTTACAGCGGCGATTACTATCGTCAGGGCCGAATAGCAAAAATGCCAGTGAAGTGGATTGCAATAGAGTCTCTGGCCGACCGCGTCTACACCACCAAGAGTGACGTG TGGGCATTTGGCGTTACCATGTGGGAGATAGCAACGCGAGGGATGACGCCGTATCCAGGAGTGCAGAACCATGAGATCTATGAGTACCTCTTCCATGGGCACAGGCTGAAAAAACCGGAGGACTGCTTAGATGAGCT GTACGAAATAATGTCTGCGTGCTGGAGAGTTGACCCTGCTGACCGACCGACATTCTCACAGCTGAAAGTTCatctggagaagctgctggaaagCATACCTGCCACGAGGGGGTCCAGGGATGTTATCTACATCAACACgagcctgctggaggaaagcccAGACTCCACCCAGGACTCAGGGTTCCCCCAAGCGGACTCTGATTTGGACCCTGCGGACATTGCCGAGGCCTGCTCCTCCCAGGTGGAGACAGCACTGGTGGCCGTGGACGTCCACAACGATGAACGATGGGGGGCAAGGTATGTCCTCAAGGGCACCAGCgaggagcagctcagcagccttGTGGAGGAGGCTTATGTACCACTGCTGCCTGATGCAACAGCCCCCGCGGGCCCGGCGTGGTCCGAGGCGAGCACCTTGCCCGTGGGCAGCTCGCTGGTGCAGGCACTGCCACACGCCAACGGCTGCGTGGAGGACACTGAAGTGCTGCTGTGA
- the MERTK gene encoding tyrosine-protein kinase Mer isoform X2, which produces MGAGRWVLLAALLAALGPPRCAADDADRNQGLRPYLSLLAGALSAESHRAKRGIAPVSHWPHQSTKQTGEEPSTSSLGQIKFNPTVGHIVINEHKDITFNCSIKVPHSLVRPDTPGISLWKDGRELHMLDRIATSHFEISDEEEVAMTSTFSIQAAQRSDNGSYICKLNISDVEIASDPIFVQLEGLPHFIQQPEKLNVTKNSPFNLTCQAVGPPEPVEIYWFRNNIQVNAKPHISPSVLTVPGLNETALFSCEAHNSKGLTASNPGQVNVKGIPSAPTSVRILSRTAHSIAISWVPGFDAFSALNSCSVQVREAVPRSNVSLLLFSTSVPPHVYHIQHLWPMADYNISVSCKNEVGWSAFSPWITASTTEGAPTTPPLNVTVSFNESNSYLEIRWVKPPLGKIHGELQGYRIWYGCQDSKGLNVSSEAQQNASVAILPMETTNVTCSVRVAAVTKGGVGPFSSPVEIFIPGSGGLVTSAPSSTAASRNADSFIIALGFICGTVSVGLILCLSVVIQKRCLETKYGNAFSRNDSELAVSYTAKKSYCRRAVELTLGSLGVSNELQQKLQDVVIDRNALSLGKILGEGEFGSVMEGHLSQPEGTMQKVAVKTMKLDNFSQREIEEFLSEAACMKDFDHPNVIRLLGVCIELSSQQVPKPMVILPFMKYGDLHSFLLRSRLEMAPQFVPLQTLLKFMVDIALGMEYLSSRHFLHRDLAARNCMLRDDMTVCVADFGLSKKIYSGDYYRQGRIAKMPVKWIAIESLADRVYTTKSDVWAFGVTMWEIATRGMTPYPGVQNHEIYEYLFHGHRLKKPEDCLDELYEIMSACWRVDPADRPTFSQLKVHLEKLLESIPATRGSRDVIYINTSLLEESPDSTQDSGFPQADSDLDPADIAEACSSQVETALVAVDVHNDERWGARYVLKGTSEEQLSSLVEEAYVPLLPDATAPAGPAWSEASTLPVGSSLVQALPHANGCVEDTEVLL; this is translated from the exons ATgatgctgacagaaatcaaggcCTGAGGCCCTATCTATCGCTATTAGCAGGAGCACTGTCAGCAGAGTCCCACCGTGCCAAGAGAGGCATTGCTCCCGTTAGCCATTGGCCTCACCAGAGCACAAAGCAGACCGGAGAAGAGCCTTCCACCAGCTCTCTAGGACAGATTAAATTTAACCCCACAGTAGGACACATTGTGATTAATGAGCACAAAGACATCACGTTCAATTGCTCCATTAAAGTCCCTCATTCGCTGGTCAGGCCAGACACCCCTGGCATTTCCTTGTGGAAGGATGGGAGGGAACTGCACATGCTGGACCGCATCGCTACCAGCCACTTCGAGATCTCCGATGAGGAGGAGGTAGCGATGACCTCCACCTTCAG CATCCAGGCTGCCCAGCGCTCAGATAACGGCTCCTACATCTGCAAACTCAATATCTCCGACGTGGAGATTGCATCAGATCCAATCTTCGTGCAGCTAGAAG GGCTCCCGCACTTCATTCAGCAGCCGGAGAAGCTGAATGTCACCAAGAACAGCCCTTTCAATCTCACGTGTCAAGCCGTGGGCCCGCCAGAGCCTGTGGAGATCTACTGGTTTCGGAACAACATCCAAGTCAATGCGAAGCCCCACATCTCCCCATCAGTCCTGACTGTACCAG GCCTTAACGAAACAGCGCTGTTCAGCTGTGAGGCTCACAACAGTAAAGGGCTGACTGCATCGAACCCAGGGCAGGTCAATGTGAAAG gaatACCATCTGCACCCACTAGTGTGCGTATCCTGAGCAGAACGGCCCACAGCATTGCAATATCCTGGGTCCCAGGCTTTGATGCATTCTCTGCTTTAAACAGCTGCAGCGTCCAG gtCAGGGAAGCTGTTCCACGAAGCAATGTCTCACTTCTGCTCTTTAGCACCTCGGTGCCTCCCCATGTGTATCACATCCAGCACCTGTGGCCCATGGCGGACTATAACATTAGTGTTTCCTGCAAAAACGAAGTTGGCTGGTCAGCATTTAGCCCCTGGATAACAGCCAGTACCACTGAAGGAG CTCCCACCACCCCGCCACTGAATGTCACAGTGTCGTTCAATGAATCCAACTCCTACCTGGAGATCCGGTGGGTGAAACCACCCCTGGGGAAGATACACGGGGAACTGCAGGGCTATCGCATCTGGTACGGGTGCCAGGACTCCAAGGGGTTG AATGTCTCCTCTGAAGCCCAGCAGAACGCCAGCGTGGCCATCCTGCCCATGGAGACCACAAATGTCACGTGCTCCGTGCGTGTGGCTGCCGTCACCAAGGGGGGAGTGGGGCCTTTCAGCAGCCCAGTGGAAATCTTCATCCCTGGCAGTGGTG GGTTAGTAACCTCAGCCCCCTCTTCGACTGCAGCCTCCAGGAATGCAGACTCCTTTATCATAGCCCTGGGCTTTATCTGTGGGACGGTTTCCGTTGGACTGATCCTCTGCTTGTCTGTGGTCATCCAGAAAAGATGCCTGGAAACAAAGTATGG GAATGCTTTCAGCAGAAATGATTCAGAGCTGGCAGTGAGCTACACAGCTAAGAAGTCGTACTGCCGTAGAGCTGTTGAGCTTACAc TGGGCAGCTTGGGCGTCAGCAACGAGCTCCAGCAGAAGCTGCAGGATGTTGTCATTGACAGAAATgccctcagcctggggaagatCCTGGGAGAAG GGGAGTTTGGGTCAGTGATGGAGGGGCATCTCAGCCAGCCGGAAGGCACCATGCAGAAGGTGGCTGTGAAGACCATGAAGC TGGATAACTTTTCCCAAAGGGAGATAGAAGAGTTCCTCAGCGAAGCAGCGTGTATGAAGGATTTTGACCACCCCAATGTCATCAGGCTCCTAG GTGTGTGCATTGAGCTGAGCTCTCAGCAGGTCCCTAAACCCATGGTGATTCTCCCATTCATGAAATATGGCGACCTGCACAGCTTCCTCCTTCGCTCACGGCTGGAGATGGCCCCCCAG TTTGTGCCCCTGCAGACGTTGCTGAAGTTCATGGTTGATATCGCCCTAGGGATGGAGTATTTGAGCAGTCGGCATTTTCTACACAGGGATTTGGCAGCGCGAAACTGCAT GTTACGGGACGACATGACGGTGTGTGTGGCAGACTTTGGTTTGTCTAAGAAGATTTACAGCGGCGATTACTATCGTCAGGGCCGAATAGCAAAAATGCCAGTGAAGTGGATTGCAATAGAGTCTCTGGCCGACCGCGTCTACACCACCAAGAGTGACGTG TGGGCATTTGGCGTTACCATGTGGGAGATAGCAACGCGAGGGATGACGCCGTATCCAGGAGTGCAGAACCATGAGATCTATGAGTACCTCTTCCATGGGCACAGGCTGAAAAAACCGGAGGACTGCTTAGATGAGCT GTACGAAATAATGTCTGCGTGCTGGAGAGTTGACCCTGCTGACCGACCGACATTCTCACAGCTGAAAGTTCatctggagaagctgctggaaagCATACCTGCCACGAGGGGGTCCAGGGATGTTATCTACATCAACACgagcctgctggaggaaagcccAGACTCCACCCAGGACTCAGGGTTCCCCCAAGCGGACTCTGATTTGGACCCTGCGGACATTGCCGAGGCCTGCTCCTCCCAGGTGGAGACAGCACTGGTGGCCGTGGACGTCCACAACGATGAACGATGGGGGGCAAGGTATGTCCTCAAGGGCACCAGCgaggagcagctcagcagccttGTGGAGGAGGCTTATGTACCACTGCTGCCTGATGCAACAGCCCCCGCGGGCCCGGCGTGGTCCGAGGCGAGCACCTTGCCCGTGGGCAGCTCGCTGGTGCAGGCACTGCCACACGCCAACGGCTGCGTGGAGGACACTGAAGTGCTGCTGTGA
- the MERTK gene encoding tyrosine-protein kinase Mer isoform X7, producing the protein MGAGRWVLLAALLAALGPPRCAADDADRNQGLRPYLSLLAGALSAESHRAKRGIAPVSHWPHQSTKQTGEEPSTSSLGQIKFNPTVGHIVINEHKDITFNCSIKVPHSLVRPDTPGISLWKDGRELHMLDRIATSHFEISDEEEVAMTSTFSIQAAQRSDNGSYICKLNISDVEIASDPIFVQLEGLPHFIQQPEKLNVTKNSPFNLTCQAVGPPEPVEIYWFRNNIQVNAKPHISPSVLTVPGLNETALFSCEAHNSKGLTASNPGQVNVKGIPSAPTSVRILSRTAHSIAISWVPGFDAFSALNSCSVQVREAVPRSNVSLLLFSTSVPPHVYHIQHLWPMADYNISVSCKNEVGWSAFSPWITASTTEGAPTTPPLNVTVSFNESNSYLEIRWVKPPLGKIHGELQGYRIWYGCQDSKGLQNVSSEAQQNASVAILPMETTNVTCSVRVAAVTKGGVGPFSSPVEIFIPGSGASRNADSFIIALGFICGTVSVGLILCLSVVIQKRCLETKNAFSRNDSELAVSYTAKKSYCRRAVELTLGSLGVSNELQQKLQDVVIDRNALSLGKILGEGEFGSVMEGHLSQPEGTMQKVAVKTMKLDNFSQREIEEFLSEAACMKDFDHPNVIRLLGVCIELSSQQVPKPMVILPFMKYGDLHSFLLRSRLEMAPQFVPLQTLLKFMVDIALGMEYLSSRHFLHRDLAARNCMLRDDMTVCVADFGLSKKIYSGDYYRQGRIAKMPVKWIAIESLADRVYTTKSDVWAFGVTMWEIATRGMTPYPGVQNHEIYEYLFHGHRLKKPEDCLDELYEIMSACWRVDPADRPTFSQLKVHLEKLLESIPATRGSRDVIYINTSLLEESPDSTQDSGFPQADSDLDPADIAEACSSQVETALVAVDVHNDERWGARYVLKGTSEEQLSSLVEEAYVPLLPDATAPAGPAWSEASTLPVGSSLVQALPHANGCVEDTEVLL; encoded by the exons ATgatgctgacagaaatcaaggcCTGAGGCCCTATCTATCGCTATTAGCAGGAGCACTGTCAGCAGAGTCCCACCGTGCCAAGAGAGGCATTGCTCCCGTTAGCCATTGGCCTCACCAGAGCACAAAGCAGACCGGAGAAGAGCCTTCCACCAGCTCTCTAGGACAGATTAAATTTAACCCCACAGTAGGACACATTGTGATTAATGAGCACAAAGACATCACGTTCAATTGCTCCATTAAAGTCCCTCATTCGCTGGTCAGGCCAGACACCCCTGGCATTTCCTTGTGGAAGGATGGGAGGGAACTGCACATGCTGGACCGCATCGCTACCAGCCACTTCGAGATCTCCGATGAGGAGGAGGTAGCGATGACCTCCACCTTCAG CATCCAGGCTGCCCAGCGCTCAGATAACGGCTCCTACATCTGCAAACTCAATATCTCCGACGTGGAGATTGCATCAGATCCAATCTTCGTGCAGCTAGAAG GGCTCCCGCACTTCATTCAGCAGCCGGAGAAGCTGAATGTCACCAAGAACAGCCCTTTCAATCTCACGTGTCAAGCCGTGGGCCCGCCAGAGCCTGTGGAGATCTACTGGTTTCGGAACAACATCCAAGTCAATGCGAAGCCCCACATCTCCCCATCAGTCCTGACTGTACCAG GCCTTAACGAAACAGCGCTGTTCAGCTGTGAGGCTCACAACAGTAAAGGGCTGACTGCATCGAACCCAGGGCAGGTCAATGTGAAAG gaatACCATCTGCACCCACTAGTGTGCGTATCCTGAGCAGAACGGCCCACAGCATTGCAATATCCTGGGTCCCAGGCTTTGATGCATTCTCTGCTTTAAACAGCTGCAGCGTCCAG gtCAGGGAAGCTGTTCCACGAAGCAATGTCTCACTTCTGCTCTTTAGCACCTCGGTGCCTCCCCATGTGTATCACATCCAGCACCTGTGGCCCATGGCGGACTATAACATTAGTGTTTCCTGCAAAAACGAAGTTGGCTGGTCAGCATTTAGCCCCTGGATAACAGCCAGTACCACTGAAGGAG CTCCCACCACCCCGCCACTGAATGTCACAGTGTCGTTCAATGAATCCAACTCCTACCTGGAGATCCGGTGGGTGAAACCACCCCTGGGGAAGATACACGGGGAACTGCAGGGCTATCGCATCTGGTACGGGTGCCAGGACTCCAAGGGGTTG caGAATGTCTCCTCTGAAGCCCAGCAGAACGCCAGCGTGGCCATCCTGCCCATGGAGACCACAAATGTCACGTGCTCCGTGCGTGTGGCTGCCGTCACCAAGGGGGGAGTGGGGCCTTTCAGCAGCCCAGTGGAAATCTTCATCCCTGGCAGTGGTG CCTCCAGGAATGCAGACTCCTTTATCATAGCCCTGGGCTTTATCTGTGGGACGGTTTCCGTTGGACTGATCCTCTGCTTGTCTGTGGTCATCCAGAAAAGATGCCTGGAAACAAA GAATGCTTTCAGCAGAAATGATTCAGAGCTGGCAGTGAGCTACACAGCTAAGAAGTCGTACTGCCGTAGAGCTGTTGAGCTTACAc TGGGCAGCTTGGGCGTCAGCAACGAGCTCCAGCAGAAGCTGCAGGATGTTGTCATTGACAGAAATgccctcagcctggggaagatCCTGGGAGAAG GGGAGTTTGGGTCAGTGATGGAGGGGCATCTCAGCCAGCCGGAAGGCACCATGCAGAAGGTGGCTGTGAAGACCATGAAGC TGGATAACTTTTCCCAAAGGGAGATAGAAGAGTTCCTCAGCGAAGCAGCGTGTATGAAGGATTTTGACCACCCCAATGTCATCAGGCTCCTAG GTGTGTGCATTGAGCTGAGCTCTCAGCAGGTCCCTAAACCCATGGTGATTCTCCCATTCATGAAATATGGCGACCTGCACAGCTTCCTCCTTCGCTCACGGCTGGAGATGGCCCCCCAG TTTGTGCCCCTGCAGACGTTGCTGAAGTTCATGGTTGATATCGCCCTAGGGATGGAGTATTTGAGCAGTCGGCATTTTCTACACAGGGATTTGGCAGCGCGAAACTGCAT GTTACGGGACGACATGACGGTGTGTGTGGCAGACTTTGGTTTGTCTAAGAAGATTTACAGCGGCGATTACTATCGTCAGGGCCGAATAGCAAAAATGCCAGTGAAGTGGATTGCAATAGAGTCTCTGGCCGACCGCGTCTACACCACCAAGAGTGACGTG TGGGCATTTGGCGTTACCATGTGGGAGATAGCAACGCGAGGGATGACGCCGTATCCAGGAGTGCAGAACCATGAGATCTATGAGTACCTCTTCCATGGGCACAGGCTGAAAAAACCGGAGGACTGCTTAGATGAGCT GTACGAAATAATGTCTGCGTGCTGGAGAGTTGACCCTGCTGACCGACCGACATTCTCACAGCTGAAAGTTCatctggagaagctgctggaaagCATACCTGCCACGAGGGGGTCCAGGGATGTTATCTACATCAACACgagcctgctggaggaaagcccAGACTCCACCCAGGACTCAGGGTTCCCCCAAGCGGACTCTGATTTGGACCCTGCGGACATTGCCGAGGCCTGCTCCTCCCAGGTGGAGACAGCACTGGTGGCCGTGGACGTCCACAACGATGAACGATGGGGGGCAAGGTATGTCCTCAAGGGCACCAGCgaggagcagctcagcagccttGTGGAGGAGGCTTATGTACCACTGCTGCCTGATGCAACAGCCCCCGCGGGCCCGGCGTGGTCCGAGGCGAGCACCTTGCCCGTGGGCAGCTCGCTGGTGCAGGCACTGCCACACGCCAACGGCTGCGTGGAGGACACTGAAGTGCTGCTGTGA